One genomic window of Aquisalimonas sp. 2447 includes the following:
- the phbB gene encoding acetoacetyl-CoA reductase, which translates to MTNRVALVTGGNGGIGTEVCKYLSALGYTVVSTCVNADKEDILGWQEELQAEGHQVNWVECDVSDFNACGAMAEKVEGEYGPVDVLVNLAGITRDAFIHKMEKDAWDAVINVNLTSAFNVTRNLIDNMRSRGFGRIINISSVNGQTGQFGQTNYSAAKAGLHGFTMALAKEGARKGITANTVSPGYINTSMTAAIPDEVKEQILAQVPAGRMGRPDEIARVVAFLAADESEYINGANIPVNGALFTSF; encoded by the coding sequence ATGACGAATCGAGTTGCGCTTGTCACCGGCGGTAACGGTGGTATTGGTACCGAGGTCTGCAAATACCTGTCGGCGCTCGGGTATACCGTGGTCAGTACCTGTGTGAACGCCGACAAGGAAGACATTCTCGGCTGGCAGGAAGAACTGCAGGCGGAAGGGCACCAGGTCAATTGGGTCGAGTGCGACGTGTCCGATTTCAATGCCTGCGGTGCCATGGCGGAAAAGGTCGAGGGCGAGTACGGGCCGGTGGATGTGCTGGTGAACCTGGCCGGCATTACCCGGGATGCCTTTATCCACAAGATGGAGAAGGACGCCTGGGATGCCGTCATCAACGTCAACCTGACCAGCGCCTTCAATGTCACGCGCAACCTCATCGATAACATGCGCAGCCGCGGTTTCGGCCGCATCATCAACATCTCGTCGGTGAACGGGCAGACAGGCCAGTTTGGACAGACCAACTACTCGGCAGCCAAGGCCGGGCTGCACGGTTTCACCATGGCGCTGGCCAAGGAAGGGGCCCGCAAGGGGATTACCGCCAATACCGTGTCCCCCGGTTACATCAACACGTCCATGACCGCCGCCATCCCCGACGAGGTCAAGGAGCAGATCCTGGCCCAGGTGCCCGCGGGACGCATGGGTCGTCCGGACGAGATCGCGCGCGTCGTGGCGTTCCTGGCGGCGGACGAGTCCGAGTACATCAACGGCGCCAACATTCCCGTTAATGGCGCCCTGTTCACCAGCTTCTGA
- a CDS encoding alpha/beta fold hydrolase — protein MTEPHRPSPDATGGGPALPQQPVSVAPREEIAGRSPWRLYRYTESSADGPPVCIVYSLINRPTLLDLDARHSMVRRLIEQGRDVYLLCWDDPAPWQRLLGLADYALRFPRQALDALCRYRGVDNVDVLGICQGGLLALIHATVFPARIRRLVLLATPVDTQRGEHRLGRLLRAAAPVSQSRNVSGTELAAAFASLRLTDLAVRRYRPGADTPEEARQRWQRMEAWMYDCPDQPARLVQETVHWLYRENRLARGVLDLGGHRVRLDALRTPVLNVAAYRDHLVPAESALALQEWLPAGVVTSRLEPGGHLGLFVSRRSQRTLAPAIGSWLDTSGEVASW, from the coding sequence GTGACTGAACCACACCGCCCCTCCCCCGACGCCACCGGCGGCGGTCCGGCCCTGCCGCAGCAGCCGGTGTCCGTCGCACCCCGGGAGGAGATCGCCGGGCGCTCTCCCTGGCGGCTGTATCGCTATACGGAGTCGTCCGCCGACGGGCCGCCGGTGTGCATCGTCTATTCCCTGATCAATCGGCCTACGCTGCTGGACCTGGACGCCCGGCACAGCATGGTGCGGCGTCTGATCGAACAGGGACGCGACGTCTATCTGTTGTGCTGGGACGACCCCGCCCCCTGGCAACGGCTGCTGGGCCTGGCGGACTATGCCCTGCGGTTCCCGCGGCAGGCGCTGGATGCGCTGTGTCGATACCGGGGCGTCGACAACGTGGACGTGCTCGGGATCTGTCAGGGTGGGTTGCTGGCACTGATCCACGCCACCGTGTTCCCGGCACGCATCCGCCGCCTGGTGCTACTGGCAACGCCGGTGGACACACAACGCGGCGAACACCGCCTGGGGCGGCTACTGCGCGCGGCAGCCCCAGTGAGTCAGTCCCGCAACGTGTCGGGGACGGAACTCGCGGCTGCTTTTGCGAGCCTGCGACTGACGGACCTCGCCGTACGGCGTTATCGACCGGGTGCGGACACCCCCGAGGAAGCCAGGCAACGCTGGCAGCGGATGGAGGCGTGGATGTATGACTGCCCGGACCAGCCTGCCCGGCTGGTACAGGAGACCGTGCACTGGCTGTACCGGGAGAACCGCCTTGCCAGGGGGGTGCTGGACCTGGGCGGGCACCGCGTGAGGCTTGACGCATTGCGTACTCCGGTGCTCAACGTCGCGGCATACAGAGACCACCTGGTACCCGCCGAGTCGGCGCTGGCACTGCAGGAGTGGTTGCCGGCCGGCGTTGTGACATCGCGATTGGAACCCGGGGGGCACCTGGGCCTGTTTGTCAGTCGGCGGTCCCAGCGGACACTGGCACCGGCCATCGGCAGTTGGCTGGACACCAGCGGCGAGGTCGCCTCGTGGTGA
- a CDS encoding glycine cleavage system protein R — protein MQNYLVITALGEDRPGIINRLSGAIADAGCNVVDSRMTVLGGEFAVMQMIDGRWDALARLEDALPGLGDELGLHIHWKRTREQERSRNLLPYSVEVVAMDHPGIVHQLAQFFSGRGINIRDLSTTRYPAAHTGTPMFAVNMLLEVPGETQIAVLREEFLDFCDQMNLDAVFEPVKH, from the coding sequence ATGCAGAACTACCTCGTCATCACGGCACTCGGGGAAGACCGCCCCGGGATCATCAACCGGCTCTCCGGGGCCATCGCCGACGCCGGCTGCAACGTGGTGGACAGCCGCATGACAGTCCTCGGCGGCGAATTCGCCGTGATGCAGATGATCGACGGACGCTGGGATGCCCTGGCGCGGCTTGAGGACGCGCTGCCGGGGCTTGGTGATGAACTGGGTCTGCACATTCACTGGAAGCGGACCCGGGAGCAGGAACGCAGCCGCAATCTGCTGCCCTACAGCGTCGAGGTGGTGGCCATGGACCACCCCGGCATCGTCCACCAGCTGGCCCAGTTCTTCTCCGGACGCGGCATCAATATCCGCGACCTCAGTACCACGCGCTATCCCGCGGCTCACACCGGCACTCCGATGTTCGCCGTGAACATGCTTCTGGAGGTGCCCGGGGAAACCCAGATCGCGGTACTGCGGGAAGAGTTCCTCGATTTCTGTGACCAGATGAACCTGGACGCCGTGTTCGAACCGGTCAAGCACTGA
- the bamC gene encoding outer membrane protein assembly factor BamC — MLEPAGLKRTAPFALVVVLAVLLAACGGRGAQEPERGERLTVPPDLSAERIGQIPEGRGGRGAASLSGEERRERERAERGTAPEPLGMRMRGQGAERWLQVQAEPDRVWQGLEAWLEAEGVPVARTDRDKGIIETNWLPRPLGPAGGALLALEREPEMAPMAEQYLLRVEPTDDPQRTEVFVSHRRVVASGDDGWAPRPADRGLEAELLRGFMLHLGAEEEFAAQQIAQREQRLARLDTTEDGEPRLLVSEGYLQTWQRVGLAVDRAAFTVEDRNRAQGRFLVRYDPTADDDTEGPGFFGRLAFWREREPELEPGNYAIIVGSADDGTAVTVRDEDGERVPDRLAERLLTLIDDQLR; from the coding sequence ATGCTTGAGCCGGCTGGTCTGAAGCGTACTGCGCCCTTTGCCCTGGTGGTTGTCCTTGCGGTGCTGCTTGCCGCCTGTGGCGGCCGCGGTGCGCAGGAGCCCGAACGTGGCGAGCGCCTGACGGTGCCGCCGGATCTGTCCGCCGAACGCATCGGCCAGATCCCCGAGGGGCGTGGAGGGCGGGGCGCCGCGTCGCTGAGCGGCGAAGAGCGACGTGAGCGTGAACGCGCCGAGCGCGGTACTGCGCCGGAGCCGCTGGGCATGCGCATGCGCGGTCAGGGCGCCGAGCGCTGGCTGCAGGTGCAGGCGGAACCGGACCGCGTGTGGCAGGGGCTCGAGGCGTGGCTCGAGGCCGAGGGCGTCCCCGTGGCCCGCACCGATCGTGACAAGGGCATCATCGAGACCAACTGGCTACCGCGGCCGCTGGGGCCGGCGGGCGGCGCTCTGCTGGCGCTGGAGCGGGAGCCGGAGATGGCGCCCATGGCGGAGCAGTATCTGCTGCGTGTGGAGCCCACCGACGATCCGCAACGGACCGAGGTGTTTGTCAGTCATCGGCGGGTGGTGGCTAGCGGCGACGACGGCTGGGCCCCGCGGCCGGCCGATCGTGGCCTGGAAGCGGAACTGTTGCGCGGTTTCATGCTGCATCTGGGGGCCGAGGAGGAGTTCGCGGCCCAGCAGATTGCCCAGCGTGAGCAGCGCCTGGCGCGTCTGGATACCACCGAGGATGGTGAGCCGCGTCTGCTGGTGAGCGAGGGTTATCTGCAGACCTGGCAGCGGGTTGGTTTGGCGGTGGATCGCGCGGCCTTTACCGTCGAGGATCGTAACCGTGCCCAGGGGCGGTTCCTGGTCCGTTACGATCCCACCGCGGATGATGATACCGAGGGTCCCGGTTTCTTCGGGCGCCTGGCTTTCTGGCGGGAACGTGAGCCGGAACTCGAGCCGGGCAACTACGCCATCATTGTCGGGTCCGCCGATGACGGAACAGCAGTTACGGTACGTGACGAGGATGGCGAACGCGTGCCCGACCGCCTGGCAGAGCGCCTGCTGACCCTCATAGACGATCAGTTGCGCTGA
- the dapA gene encoding 4-hydroxy-tetrahydrodipicolinate synthase yields the protein MFRGSMVAMVTPMHEDGSVDEASLQRLVDFHVDNGTDAIVAVGTTGEAATLDYEEHCYLMRRTVEMARERIAVIGGSGANSTWEAIKLTRCAMEAGCDAALLITPYYNKPTQEGLFRHFSAVAEAVPIPQILYNVPGRTACDMLPETVERLADIPNIVAVKEAHGTIQRPREILERCGDRLDVYSGDDGNAREIILAGGKGCISVSANVAPRLMHDMCIAAIEGDLEKAEELDARLAALHKALFVETSPIPVKWAVSEMGLMGPTLRLPLTPLSDAHHETVRQAMKLAGVQ from the coding sequence ATGTTCCGTGGCAGCATGGTCGCGATGGTGACACCCATGCACGAGGACGGCTCGGTGGACGAGGCGTCTCTGCAGCGGCTGGTGGATTTCCACGTCGACAACGGCACCGATGCCATCGTTGCGGTTGGCACCACCGGCGAGGCGGCAACGCTCGATTACGAAGAGCACTGCTATCTCATGCGACGGACAGTGGAGATGGCCCGGGAGCGGATCGCCGTGATTGGCGGCAGCGGTGCCAACTCCACCTGGGAGGCAATCAAGCTCACGCGCTGTGCCATGGAAGCCGGCTGTGATGCGGCGTTGCTGATCACGCCGTACTACAACAAGCCCACCCAGGAAGGGCTGTTTCGGCACTTTAGTGCCGTGGCAGAGGCTGTCCCGATCCCCCAGATCCTGTACAACGTGCCGGGCCGTACCGCCTGTGACATGCTTCCGGAGACAGTTGAGCGCCTGGCCGACATTCCCAACATCGTGGCGGTGAAGGAGGCCCACGGCACCATCCAGCGCCCACGGGAGATCCTGGAACGTTGCGGTGACCGGCTCGACGTCTACAGCGGTGATGATGGCAATGCGCGCGAGATCATCCTCGCCGGCGGTAAGGGGTGCATCTCCGTGAGCGCCAACGTTGCCCCGCGGCTCATGCACGACATGTGCATCGCCGCCATCGAGGGCGACCTGGAGAAGGCGGAAGAGCTGGATGCACGGCTGGCGGCCCTGCACAAGGCCCTGTTCGTGGAGACCAGTCCGATTCCGGTGAAGTGGGCCGTGAGCGAGATGGGCCTGATGGGCCCCACTCTGCGGCTGCCGCTGACGCCGTTGTCCGATGCCCACCACGAGACGGTCCGACAGGCCATGAAGCTCGCGGGGGTCCAGTAA
- the phaR gene encoding polyhydroxyalkanoate synthesis repressor PhaR: protein MSNDDVRIIKKYPNRRLYDTAISSYITLADVKRLVLDGVDFQVVDAKSRDDLTRTILLQIISEEEEGGEPIFSSELLAQIIRSYGGNMQNLLTDYLEKSMDMWAEQQRAFREQTRDFMDSNPMTMLTQIAERNLAVWRRMSGVKGQDEDSAGQRRDDSTRDSPRGAGMESSARTGGRKGPSRSRE from the coding sequence ATGAGCAACGATGACGTTCGCATCATCAAGAAATACCCCAATCGCCGCCTGTACGACACGGCCATCAGCAGCTACATCACGCTGGCCGACGTCAAGCGGCTGGTGCTGGACGGCGTCGACTTCCAGGTTGTCGACGCCAAGAGCCGGGATGACCTGACCCGGACCATTCTTCTGCAGATCATCAGCGAGGAGGAAGAGGGCGGCGAGCCCATCTTCAGCAGTGAACTGCTGGCGCAGATCATCCGCTCCTACGGCGGCAACATGCAGAACCTGCTCACCGATTACCTGGAAAAGAGCATGGACATGTGGGCCGAGCAGCAGCGGGCGTTCCGCGAGCAGACCCGCGATTTCATGGACTCCAACCCCATGACCATGCTCACCCAGATCGCTGAACGCAATCTCGCCGTTTGGCGGCGCATGAGCGGCGTGAAAGGCCAGGACGAGGACAGTGCCGGTCAACGGCGCGATGACTCCACCCGCGACTCACCCAGAGGTGCCGGTATGGAAAGCAGCGCTCGCACCGGTGGCCGCAAGGGGCCGTCGCGCTCCCGAGAATAG
- a CDS encoding AI-2E family transporter, producing MQLIRDWFRRHFDNPQVIGLAVVLLAGLAGIIFLGNILAPVLASLVVAYLLEGIVRKLEYWGLPRLLAVTLVFVLFFAGLLLVFFALIPVLVNQITQLVDELPKILSTSQSLLMQLPSQYPQLFSEQQISDMIFAIRREALDWGQRVLTQFSFQSVVVVITMLVYLVLLPFLVFFFLKDKRALVNWVTQYLPRDRDLLATVWHDVDAQIGNYVRGKFLEILIVWAVTYITFSLLGLSFAMLLSLTVGLSVIIPYIGAAVVTVPVGLIAYFQFGFGPEFAWVMIAYAIIQALDGNVLVPILFSEVVNLHPVAIIVAILFFGGVWGFWGIFFAIPLATVIQAILKAWPSTDAGGDASAGDSGAAALGHEDQQPGLEQR from the coding sequence ATGCAGTTGATTCGCGACTGGTTTCGTCGCCACTTCGACAACCCGCAGGTCATTGGCCTGGCTGTGGTGCTGCTGGCCGGGCTCGCCGGGATCATCTTCCTGGGTAACATTCTGGCGCCGGTGCTGGCGAGTCTGGTGGTGGCGTACCTGCTCGAGGGGATCGTGCGCAAGCTGGAGTACTGGGGGCTGCCCCGTCTGCTCGCCGTAACCCTGGTGTTCGTGCTGTTCTTCGCCGGACTGCTGCTGGTGTTCTTCGCGTTGATTCCGGTGCTCGTCAATCAGATCACGCAGTTGGTGGACGAGCTGCCCAAGATCCTGAGCACCAGCCAGTCATTGCTGATGCAGTTGCCGTCGCAGTACCCGCAGCTGTTCTCCGAGCAGCAGATCTCCGACATGATCTTCGCCATCCGTCGCGAAGCCCTGGACTGGGGCCAGCGGGTGCTCACCCAGTTCTCGTTCCAGTCGGTGGTGGTGGTCATTACCATGCTGGTCTATCTGGTACTGCTCCCCTTCCTGGTGTTCTTCTTCCTCAAGGACAAGAGGGCGCTGGTGAACTGGGTCACCCAGTACCTGCCGCGGGATCGCGATCTCCTTGCCACGGTCTGGCACGACGTGGATGCCCAGATCGGCAACTACGTCCGCGGCAAGTTCCTGGAGATTCTCATCGTCTGGGCGGTGACCTACATCACCTTTTCGCTGCTGGGTCTCTCCTTTGCCATGCTGCTGTCCCTCACCGTGGGCCTGTCGGTCATCATCCCCTACATCGGTGCAGCGGTGGTGACAGTTCCCGTGGGCCTGATCGCCTACTTCCAGTTCGGCTTCGGGCCGGAGTTCGCCTGGGTCATGATCGCCTATGCCATCATCCAGGCGCTGGATGGCAACGTGCTGGTGCCGATCCTGTTTTCCGAAGTGGTCAACCTTCACCCGGTGGCGATCATTGTCGCCATCCTGTTCTTCGGCGGAGTCTGGGGGTTCTGGGGAATCTTCTTTGCCATTCCGCTGGCGACGGTGATCCAGGCCATTCTCAAGGCCTGGCCGTCCACGGATGCGGGGGGGGATGCGTCCGCGGGCGACTCAGGCGCCGCCGCCCTCGGGCATGAAGACCAGCAGCCGGGGCTCGAGCAGCGCTGA
- a CDS encoding M48 family metalloprotease → MKRTIMIIIALVLGTVAGGTAPVADERVRLPDLGDPASRTLSLPEERRLGQQLIREVRLRVPMSDDPELRHYIEDLGQRLVSRADTPDMAYTFFVVDSPTVNAFAMPGGYIGINRGLIERTRSESELAAVMAHEIAHVSQRHIARRLDDSRGGGLQTLGIVLAAILMGTQDADLGGAAAIGGMAGSIQQQLNYSRAHEREADNIGIRILADAGLDPEGMPRFFERLAEATQHQQRPPEYLSTHPVTESRIAESLGRARSLSNGSPDESITFGLMRAKMLMARANDPEAAIRHFEAEMDDDDMESDRSAAARFGLALARLEDGEAEQAVQDIEALMEDRGEHPSFFIALARAQHAAGAPEQALETLTLGLELYPGQYPLVIHTARQQLRLEQAAEARELVRRHIQRHGGDGALHRLHAEAASEAGMQYESMLAMGEHYYYQGNLRLALDQLDRVANASEAEIQQRSRAVSRRQAIQQEMERQRR, encoded by the coding sequence GTGAAACGTACCATCATGATCATCATTGCGCTGGTGCTCGGCACCGTGGCGGGCGGGACGGCCCCGGTCGCCGACGAGCGCGTGCGCCTTCCCGATCTGGGCGATCCGGCCAGCCGCACGTTGTCGTTGCCGGAAGAGCGTCGGCTGGGACAGCAGCTGATTCGCGAGGTGCGGCTCCGGGTGCCCATGAGCGACGACCCGGAACTCCGCCACTACATAGAGGATCTGGGACAACGGCTGGTCTCCCGGGCCGACACACCGGACATGGCGTACACGTTCTTCGTCGTGGACAGCCCGACGGTGAACGCCTTTGCCATGCCCGGCGGGTATATTGGCATCAATCGCGGCCTTATCGAGCGCACCCGCTCGGAGAGCGAACTGGCGGCGGTGATGGCCCACGAGATCGCTCACGTGTCACAGCGCCATATCGCCCGCCGGCTGGATGACTCCCGGGGCGGCGGACTACAAACCCTTGGCATCGTCCTGGCAGCCATCCTGATGGGCACCCAGGACGCCGATCTTGGCGGCGCCGCAGCCATTGGCGGCATGGCGGGGTCCATCCAGCAGCAGCTGAACTACAGTCGCGCCCACGAACGCGAAGCCGACAACATCGGCATCCGCATCCTTGCCGATGCCGGCCTTGATCCCGAAGGCATGCCCCGCTTCTTCGAACGGCTGGCGGAAGCAACCCAGCACCAGCAACGCCCGCCGGAGTACCTGAGCACGCACCCGGTCACCGAGTCACGCATCGCAGAATCCCTTGGCAGGGCCCGCAGTCTGAGCAATGGCAGCCCGGATGAAAGCATCACCTTCGGTCTCATGAGGGCGAAAATGCTGATGGCGCGAGCTAACGACCCCGAGGCCGCAATCCGGCACTTCGAGGCGGAAATGGATGACGACGACATGGAAAGCGATCGCAGCGCCGCGGCCCGCTTCGGACTGGCACTGGCCCGACTGGAGGATGGCGAGGCAGAGCAGGCGGTGCAGGACATCGAGGCGCTGATGGAGGACCGCGGTGAGCATCCGAGCTTCTTCATTGCGCTGGCACGGGCCCAGCACGCTGCCGGAGCCCCGGAGCAAGCGCTGGAGACGCTGACCCTGGGGCTGGAACTCTACCCCGGGCAGTACCCACTGGTGATACACACCGCCCGGCAGCAGCTGCGACTGGAGCAAGCGGCAGAGGCCCGGGAGCTGGTACGGCGGCACATCCAGCGGCACGGCGGCGACGGCGCCCTGCACCGGCTGCACGCGGAGGCCGCCAGCGAGGCGGGCATGCAATACGAGAGCATGCTGGCCATGGGGGAACATTACTACTACCAGGGCAACCTGCGTCTCGCCCTGGATCAGCTGGACCGCGTTGCCAACGCCTCGGAAGCGGAGATTCAACAGCGCTCGCGGGCGGTATCCCGCCGCCAGGCGATCCAGCAGGAGATGGAGCGGCAGCGGCGTTAG